The genomic region GTTCCCGATATTTCTTACTACCGCCCAGAGGGTGCGACAGGAGTCTCAGTTCGTTTGCTCATTGATTTGGCAATGCACTGGAAATAAATTCGCATAAGTGTTGATTATGTAAAAACAAAAAAATACGTTGTAGAATAAGAAATGAAAAAGCCGACATTTGTCGGCTTTTCTTCATAAGTCCAGTATTTGCTTTAATGTTGGAATTTCTTTATTTAAATTTAAATCGGGTCGATGCACTTCTTGCCATGCCGTAAGTGCAACAGGAAAGTGTGGAAATGCCATGTGCAACATTGCTTTTGCATACTGTTGAATTTCCCATTGCGCACCTTCATGCCAGCGGAGCTTTATAAAATGCATGAGTGAGTGTAAGTTACACGTAAAAATAAATTGTGTATATAAACTAACGGGTAAGACGCCTCGTGCAAGTTCTCTGCACACACCAGTATCTAGTAGCTCGTGGTAGGTTTTGAGTGCAAGTTCCAGAGATGCCAAATATTTTTTTTTTAATGTTTTATTTTCAAACGATTTGGCAGAAGCTTGTTTATTTGTTTTATCTTGTGTACGCCATTTGACTGGTACATAAAACTCTTCTTTGGCTTTTGCATATCGATAACTAATTTCGTTATATGAATTCATACGATGTCGCATCCACTGTCTACCAACAAAAATGGGACATTTTACACGAAACGAAAGTTGATTGTGTTCAAATGGACTGGTATGTGCGTGTTTAATCAAAAATTTAATAAGATGTATATCACGCTCAGTTACTTCAGTTACAACTTTACCATATGATACGCGTGCTGCATTAACAATGTCAACATCAGAGCCAGATATACGAATAAGCTCAAGCGAACTGATACCATCTTTAAGCGGATCAACTTTTTGTCTTGGTGTTATAGCTATTTGGTTTGTATTTATTGCAGATTTATAAGAGTTTTGTGTATTCACTTTTCGGTTTGTCATAGTGCTCCTTGCTATAAAAATATGCGGTCATTTTTTTGTATTGTACAGATAGCAGAAATTTTATGTACAAAAAGCATTGCGAGTCAAATAGCCTTGAAGTAAGCACATGGTATCCCATTGATTATTTTACTAGTTTGTTGATATTTATTTGTATCAATGTCTTTTTTAAATTTGATTGACCATTTATTATTTTTTTCTTCTACAAGAGTTCCATGATATGGGGTAATGCAAGAGTCTGGTGATAGGCGAATTCCAAATTTTTTATCAATATATTTACTAAAATGTAGTGTTAGGCGTATATGATTACCGTATATGCTATTGTGAGAAAATATTTCATCCAAAAATTTCCTCATTCTACTTTGTCTGGCCATGAGCTTAACAGCAATATCTTTAACAGATTTTTTTTGTATTATTTTTTTACCCTCTTGATAATCAAATTCTAGTAAAATTCTTTGTTTTAGTGTTTCAGGTAGATTGTATTCAATGCTTGTTATAAAATCATCATTGTTTGGAGGATAACTATCAACGATGTTACGCATTGTCTTCTGGGCATTTTTAAGATCAACATTATAGAGGATCATATGTGACATATCCTGAGTTGTAATTAACGTAATGTATGCTAAATCTTGAGAAAGCTTTTTGAGTGTTGCTTCGTAGGTGCTAATTTCGTCATCAGTAACGTCAAAGAATTCACCAAAAAAAGTACCATCGCAAAAAATGGTTATATGTGCGCCTGGCTCATATATTCGAGAAATATCTTGGAAAATTGTATTGAGATATTCAAGTGATTTACGCTCTGCCATATCTGCACTTGTACTAATTACTTTTTTTTCAATGTTCTTTGATTTAAATGGGAATCCGACAACCAAAAATGCTAGTGGTGTTTTATGCGAGACAAAGGTGTTTATTTGTTGTATAAAAGCCTCTACGCCCTGGGCATGCTCTGGTTTCTGCTGTATGCCTTGACTAATGCTGCACTGATCTATATCAAATGTAATACGATGTTGCTCTAATATGGAGTAAATATGTTTAGCTACCATATAGCTATTATTTTTTTTGTATAAAAATAATAATATCACACTTGTCATTAGGGAAAATGTTAGCGCGATAATGAAAATGGTAGAGTGTTTTTTTGATACCATAGCTGTTTATCTTTCTTTCTATGTAAATATCTTTTTCTACATATGTAATATAGCGGTAGTGTGTTATTTTGATTGTGTAGCATCAACGTAATTTAACAAAAATCCACCGTACTTGTATTGTTTTACTGGGAATTTTTTGACTAGATATCTATCGGTCAGTGTTACACTTTCCTTGTTAACGACAGGTGTCTTGTGCCATGGTGTACCACGTACATTAAGTGTGGCCTGTAATCCAAGTTTTTCTTTGCTTCCATGAATAGAAGCGCGAATGTATTCTGTCTTGTAATTGGGTATTTCTTTTTCCATAAATTTTCGTACCCGTTGGGAGCCGTCACTAATATCTTGTGCTAATTGTTGAGCGAGTTCTTTTGTGCGATTTTTGACTCCTAACTGAGATAAAATATATGTATTAAAAAATCTGTATGCTAGATTGTTATGTTGTATTTCTTTATATGTTTTACCTTTAATTAAAGTATTATACTTTTGCTGTGTTGCAGTTTCCTTGTTTTGGAAGAATCGTTCTATACATTCTTTTTTTTCTTCTAAAAGTTGTGCAATGATATTATTTTTTATTCGTTCTTGCTTAATTTCTCCGTCTATAAAGGTTATATAATCACGAATATGTGGCAATGGTTGTACTGGAATACCCTGATATTCTTTAGTATAAAGTTCTTGAGGATTATCCATATGAAAAATAGATACATGATCAAATAAAGCGATAAGTTGCCTCATTTTCTCTTGATATTTTTCAACAGATCCTACTTTAAATAATGGTTTGCCTGTCAGCTTTTTGCATGTTTCATCCATATCGCTCAAGAAAAAATCATAAGGAAATGTGACAACATGTGCTCCTGGTTTATATACTTTATTGATCTGCTCACCAATATTATTGAGTGTTTTTAGTGCTATGAATTCACCAAAATCTGGTTCTATACCCAAAATTTTACGTTCAATATTAGATGATCGAGATGCAAAGCTTGGCACAATAAGGGTTATTAGTTTTTTTTGTTTGATACGAGATTGCAATAGTAAAACGAGTTGTTCTTTTTGCATTGTATCGCCACTTCCGCTGTGTTGTATGAGAAAGTCAGCTATTTTTTCAGCAATACTACCTTGTGTATCATGGTTAATGGTTGGAAGTATTTTTATATAGTGTTGCGCTCCTGAAGGTAACGTTTTTGTTTCTTTCATTGCATAAAACGGTATCTCAACAAGTAGTGCTATTATTAACAGCAGTTTTTTTATATTCATTTTTTAGCCCATATTGCAAATATCACTGATAGGTATTTTTCAATTATAAAAAACGTTAAAATATACAATCAATAAAATCATTCTTTTTGGGGTTTTGATAAAAAGATATGTATTGACTATAGTTATTGTATTAAAGATAGAGACAAGGAATATTAATATGAAAAGGAATAAATAGGGCTAAGCCCAACGATAATAGGACATGTGCGTAAAAGCTATTATCTTCAAAATAAAAGGGATATGAATGTTTTTATTAGCATGTATTGTCTTATGCCAATCGCGTTGCATAATCATTCTCCGTTTATTTGTTAATAATAATTTTTCAAACAATACTATTTCGAATAGTTACATCAATTGTTACCTTTGTCAAGCCCACTTTGGTTTAAAGATATATATTTTAATATGATGAGTACATGTTGTAATATGCCATATTGATAATCAAACCAATCATGAAAATGATGCATACAAGAGAAGTGTTACCATAGCTTACAAAAGGTAAACCAATTCCTTTGGTGGGGGCCAACCCAGTAGTAACTGCAAGGTTAATAATTGTTTGTAGCGAAATTAAAATAATAAAACCAAGAGTGGCGAATATACAAAATGAATCTTTCATCTGCCAGGCAAGCTTCATACCAAAATAAGTGAAAAGCATATATAAACTTATCAATAGTAACGAGCCAATAAATCCAGTTTCTTCTGCGATAATAGAGAAAATAAAGTCTGTGTGTTGCATGGGTAGATAAAAAAATTTTTGTTTTGAGTTGGAAATACCAATTCCACAAAAACTACCAGAACCAATTGCAATAAGTGATTGTATAATTTGAAATCCTGCGCCTTGTGGATCATTCCAGGGATTCAAAAAAGTTAAAATACGTTTTATGCGATAGGGTTTTATCAAAATAAGCGTAATGACAAGGGGAATGCATGTAGCAAATAGTGCAGATAAATAGGCTGCGTGAAATTGCCCGATAAAAAGAAGTGTGATAGCGGTTGTTGCCAATGTAATAGTCAAGCCAAAATCTGGTTGCTGTAATAAAATAATGCTAGTAATACCGATAATTACTAAAAAGGGTAAATAAGTTCGTGCAAAAGAAATAGTACGACGTTCTCGTTTGCTTAAAAAATAGGCGATATATAAAACAAATGCAATTTTTAATAATTCACTTGGTTGAAAGCTAAATCCAGCAATATTTAACCACCTACTTGAACCGTGAATACGATAAGAGATTATAGGTATTAGCGTAAGTGCAGTAAGAGAGAGTGTGCCAATAAATAAGAGTGGGCTTAATTTTTTTATTAAATTCAATGGGGTAAAACGTGCAATAATAAAACCAACAATACCGAGTGATAAGCCGAATAATTGTTTTTTTATAAAATAATGAGAAAAACCAAATGTTTCTAGTGCATAAACTGAACTTGCTGAGTAAATAAAAAGACACCCAATTAAAATAAGGATTACAGTAATACCAATAAAAATACGTAAATCAATTTTTGTTTGTGCATGTTTAACAATCATATAACTTTATTTATGCATTTTTCTGTATATATAGTTTTTTTTGTGTAGCTAATCGTACGAAGAACTATTCTGCCTTGTCAATAAAATTATCTGTATATCACAGTTAATATTTTTATTCTGCTTTAACAAATTGCATTAATTTTATTTACTATTACTTCTAAATTTTTAAAGCGTTCAATTGGTGTAGGAAAATAGCCTAAGTCAATGTAGGGGCACATGGTGGTAAGTGTAGAGTAAGCATCAAAAAGAGGAAGATATTTATGGACCATATTTTTGACGTCTTTAATCCTATAATGAGCGAATTGTGAAATTAAAAAATAAGTAAAAATAGAGTAGGCTAGCTTCGTTTTTTGGAAAAAAAAAGGAACTAGCCAATGCTAAAAAGCATAGAAGAAGTTTACTACATAATTGACGAAATTGTACAGAACGGAATTACACAAAAATCAAAACAAGGACGCAAAAGTAAGATGACAGTAAGCGAAGTGATTACAGTTCTAATCGAAGGTCACAAAAGAAATTTCTTTACAGAGAAACAACTTTATAGGTTGATTCGAGCAGAGCTTTCAGGATGTTTTAAAAATATTCCAAGCTATCCACAATTTACTCGGTCAATTAGAAAAGCTTTGCCATATATAGATCTTGTTTTAGCTGTTTTTACAAAAATTAACGCAAAAAAGTATCAAGAGTTTTGCATTATTGACTCAAGCTCACTGCCCGTATCTGGGTATAACAGAAAAAACGTTAAGTGGGCTTTAAATTCTGCTGGCATAGGCAAAAATATGCATGGATATTATCAGGGTTTTAAACTTCATATAATAATTAATCAAAATCGAGAGATCGTTTCTGTTGCGACTACCCCGGCTAATGTACATGATGTAAAAATGCTAAACGATGATCAATTTATAGCACATATAAAAGGTCTTTTGATAGGCGATAAGGGTTACATTGCGCAAGTAAAGACTGCTGTTTTAGCCTACATGTTTAGGACTTTTGAATCGGATGTATCGATTTTTTAATTTCACAATTCGCTCCCTATAATATAGGGATATTTTAATTATGAATAATAAGCAATCTTATTTTAAAGTATTTATGAATTTTGGGATAGGTTCTAAAATTAAGAATAACAATAATGAAGATATTACAGAATAGATATAAGACAGTTATTTTTATTGTAGTTTTCACTTTTACATCAGGTTTTTTGCATGCAATGGAAGAGAAAAAACAAGTTGTATGGAATCATAATAATGATGATGCTGAATTTCAATCTCGTATTTTTTGGTATCAAAAAGACTATTTACGAAAGATTTTTGAACCTATTTGTACACGTTTATGCACTTGTGAAAAACAAGTGGATCTTAAGCACTATATTATACCTGCTGTTATAGGAGGATCTTTCTTAGTCGGCGGTATTTATAGTTTATATAAAGGAAATTTTAAGACAGCCGTAGCCTGTGCTGGTGGTAGTATGGCATCATGCTTGTTTTTTCCTGCTGGTACATTTGCTCAGAGAGAATTTGATACTAGTAATCAATATAAAAAGATTAAGAAACATCTTTTAAAAAAGATTAAAGAAGAACCAATATATCCATTGTATCCTGGGTGTGATAAGTTTACCACTGATGCAATTCGAGACCTGTATCAGGCGCCGCAAAAATTTAATAATGAATATAAAACATCAGATATGGTAGCTTCGTGGATATGCACGACTAAGACAAAAAGAAATAAATTATTTAATGATATAAATAATAAGCGCGCCCAAATGCCATTAATACACTTTTTTTTAAGTTTTTTATTTCCGAAGAAAAGAGAAAATTACGATGCTATATATAACGGTGGGTTACACAATATCATGTATATGTATAATGGCGAGTTATGCGATACTATATATAAAGGTATTATTATCGATTTACGAGAGTATACAATGCATTTGTTTGATGTATTAGGAAAAAAAGAAATCGATAAAATACTTACTCAACAAAAAAAAGATAATGGGAACTGTAGGCAAAAACTAAGCGCACAAGCATTTTCTTTTTTTATAAAAAATATTAATGAAAAACAACTAAATCGTTATCTTAATAGATTTTTGTCGTTTCAAAGTGTGAATACAACATCAAACACAAAAAAAGAAAAAAAATGTGTGAACTCTACTCATGCTGCTGTTACAATACAAGATCTAGATAATTTTTCTATTAAGGTACACAATCTTCAAATAGGCTTTAAATATAATGCTTTGTATGTTTTATATGCTGCGTTACAAGAAGGTGTTTTTGCAAAAAGTGATCACGCTGTTTTTACAAAAAAAATTCTTGGAACAACGCTATCTGCTACAAGGCCAATACAGATGTGTTTTTGTAGTCATGCAGAGATACTTTTTGGTAAACGAGGGAGTGGTGTGAATGAGAAAGTTGATTCTGTAAAATTTCAAAGTACTTTGTGTAAAAATGATAAATTTCATCGTTTTTATAATATAATGAATCCTCGTAATATTGATAAATTACCCTTTGATTTGGCTAATTTTAGTATCTATGAAAATGTGGTAGATCTGCTATTTCAAAAAGTTAGTAATACAGATTTTTGTACATTTCCTATGTCTATCAATGATTTTAATATATTGCGAAAGATGAATGTTGTAGCATTGGAATGTTATCTACAAAATATATTAAAGAAAGATTAGTATACTAATGTAATGACTAACTATCATAAGAGAGCAGAGTTGCTTCCAACATGGAAGTTATTTGTGATGTGGAACCTTTGTATTGGGAAAGGTATTTTGGAAGAAAAAAACATGGAAAAAGAAGTGTTGTATAAAAACGGAGATGGAGGTGTGCGAGTTTTTGTTTATTTACCTGATGAAATAATAGGAAGGATACGGTGGCATTTATTGGCGAGCTTAGGTATATTTTTAGAGAATATGTTTTATAGGATCTAATATTTTTTTACTCCACGCGTTAAAATGCTTGAAAATACTATTCAAATTGCCGTATCTTTCATATTTTTTTTCAATACTATCATATAAAAAATCTCTACTGTTTTAAAAAGTCAATAAAGCCTAAGTACAATACTTATCGATCTCACCAATATTTACAATAATTACCTCCTTGGCAATACTATAAAAATACTTGTGCCTAAAAGTCTCATATGTATTGACTTTAAGTGTTTTTCTATTATGCAATAATTATTGCATAATGCAGAAAAATTGTTATAATAGTTTTAATCATATTTTTGACAATTCAGTTGTGGTTTTTTACTTCAAAGAACTTTTAGTGGTAAAAAATGCTATTTTTTCGGGGTATGCTATGAATAAAAAAAGTATAATATCGGGTTTTTTTTTAGTTTTTATTTTTGTAACAGGCTTTTTGCATGCGATGGAAGAAAAAGACTCAGTTGACTGTGATAAGAATGTGGTACTTCAAGCTCAGAAAAAACATTTACAAAAAGTTATTAAGAATGCTACTTCCGCACATTCCGATATTGATATTGGTCTTAATCGATATGTCGTACCTGCTGTTATAGCAGGGTCTTTCTTAGTTGGCAGTATTTATAGTGCATATAAAGGAAATTTTAAGATAGCTGGCGCCTGTGCTGGTGGTAGTATGGCATCATGCTTGTTTTTTCCTGCAGGTACATTTGCTCAGAGAGAATTTGATGCTCGTGTCTGTGAAAAAGTAGAGAATGCCGTTTTAAATGAACTTATACAAAAACCAGTATATCTATTATATCCTGGTTGTAATAAGTTCACCGTTAATGATATTAAAGCTTTGTATCAGCAGCCAAAAGAATTTAATAACGCATATGTAGCACCTATCGCTATAAAAAATAGTATTAGATCGTATATGCAAGTAAGCGCACAGGATAAAGCATTGATTCATGAGCGAGCACAGAAACCGTTGATAGGTTTTCTTTTGAGCTCTTTGTTCTCGAAAGAAAAATTAATAAGCGGGGAGATGATCAATGATGTTTGTATAGCATTGTTTAAGGCTGATCTAAGGCAATTTACAAGTCATTTGTTGGATACATGGGGGAAAAAAGAAATTGATACAATATTGGCCAAAGGCTCATCTTGCAATGCGAATGATTCGCAAAAACTTAGCGCACAAGCATTTTCTTTTTTTGCAAAGAATATTAATAAAAGTGCACTTAAATGTTTTTTGTCATTTCAAGATGTAAATACAATATCAAATACGAAAAAAGAAGAGATAGGTAGAAAAAGTATAGATATTTTTTCTGAAAATCTAAAAAAAATGCATTTTGCCATTTCAAGGTGTAGATACAATATCAAATACGAAAAAAAAGAGATAGGTAGAGAAGATCTATATAATTTTTCTAAAAAGGTAGAAAATATTCGACTCGGTTCTAAATATAACGCTTTGTATATTCTACACACTGCGTTTCAAGATGGTATTTTGGCAAGAAGGAATTTTTTTGAAGGAGTAACGTTATTTGCTACTGATTTGATATGTCAGTGTTTATGTGATCATGCAATGGTACTTTTTGGTAAACAAGAGGATGCGAACAAGGAAAATTGTTGTTTAAAATTGAAAACTACTATATGTAAAGATGGGCAGTGTGCAGCTTTGATAAAAAAAGCACAACGTAGATCTGATATAATATCTTATGATTTGGCTAGTTTTTATTATGATAAAAATAATGTAAATTATGATAAAGTGTTTTGTGATACATGCAAAGATAAATACATTTTTTCTATGTCTAGCAAGAATTTTAAAACGTTACAACAGATGAATGTTGTTACTTTTAAACATTATTGGGAAGGTGTTTTTGACAGAGATTGGTATTCTGGTGTAGTTCATGATTATAAAACGAGAATCAAGTTACTTTCAATTCGGTGTGAACTTATAAAAGCGAATCTTCTTGCTACCAGAAGAAATAGGCCATATAAAGACGGAGATGGTAAGGGATTTCCTGTTTATTTACCTAGAGAAATAATAGAAAAGATATTAAAGTATTGTTCTATTGACATATCCAAATAGGCTTCCAGCAAGTTATTTTAATTAATTTAAGGTATAAAACTGTATATTTAAGCTTTTTTGGCATTGCTACCGGAAAGCATCAAAATTAACTTTTTAAAATAGTTGCCACGTTCTTCGTAATTTTTAAATAAGTCAAAGCTAGATCCGCTTGGCGATAGTACGATTTGCACACCTGGATGTGCTTTTTGTAGCGATGCTTGAAATGCATCATCAAGATTGGAATAGTGTTGTGCGGGAATGTTATTTTGTGTGCACATTTTTTTCAACTCTTTTGCTTCTTTACCAAAACAATAGATAAAGCATACTTTATTTTTTAGTTGCGTAATTAAATCTGTACGGTCGATACCTTTACTGAGACCA from Candidatus Dependentiae bacterium harbors:
- the thyX gene encoding FAD-dependent thymidylate synthase, which translates into the protein MTNRKVNTQNSYKSAINTNQIAITPRQKVDPLKDGISSLELIRISGSDVDIVNAARVSYGKVVTEVTERDIHLIKFLIKHAHTSPFEHNQLSFRVKCPIFVGRQWMRHRMNSYNEISYRYAKAKEEFYVPVKWRTQDKTNKQASAKSFENKTLKKKYLASLELALKTYHELLDTGVCRELARGVLPVSLYTQFIFTCNLHSLMHFIKLRWHEGAQWEIQQYAKAMLHMAFPHFPVALTAWQEVHRPDLNLNKEIPTLKQILDL
- a CDS encoding L-tyrosine/L-tryptophan isonitrile synthase family protein, with amino-acid sequence MVAKHIYSILEQHRITFDIDQCSISQGIQQKPEHAQGVEAFIQQINTFVSHKTPLAFLVVGFPFKSKNIEKKVISTSADMAERKSLEYLNTIFQDISRIYEPGAHITIFCDGTFFGEFFDVTDDEISTYEATLKKLSQDLAYITLITTQDMSHMILYNVDLKNAQKTMRNIVDSYPPNNDDFITSIEYNLPETLKQRILLEFDYQEGKKIIQKKSVKDIAVKLMARQSRMRKFLDEIFSHNSIYGNHIRLTLHFSKYIDKKFGIRLSPDSCITPYHGTLVEEKNNKWSIKFKKDIDTNKYQQTSKIINGIPCAYFKAI
- a CDS encoding L-tyrosine/L-tryptophan isonitrile synthase family protein, whose product is MNIKKLLLIIALLVEIPFYAMKETKTLPSGAQHYIKILPTINHDTQGSIAEKIADFLIQHSGSGDTMQKEQLVLLLQSRIKQKKLITLIVPSFASRSSNIERKILGIEPDFGEFIALKTLNNIGEQINKVYKPGAHVVTFPYDFFLSDMDETCKKLTGKPLFKVGSVEKYQEKMRQLIALFDHVSIFHMDNPQELYTKEYQGIPVQPLPHIRDYITFIDGEIKQERIKNNIIAQLLEEKKECIERFFQNKETATQQKYNTLIKGKTYKEIQHNNLAYRFFNTYILSQLGVKNRTKELAQQLAQDISDGSQRVRKFMEKEIPNYKTEYIRASIHGSKEKLGLQATLNVRGTPWHKTPVVNKESVTLTDRYLVKKFPVKQYKYGGFLLNYVDATQSK
- the ftsW gene encoding putative lipid II flippase FtsW: MIVKHAQTKIDLRIFIGITVILILIGCLFIYSASSVYALETFGFSHYFIKKQLFGLSLGIVGFIIARFTPLNLIKKLSPLLFIGTLSLTALTLIPIISYRIHGSSRWLNIAGFSFQPSELLKIAFVLYIAYFLSKRERRTISFARTYLPFLVIIGITSIILLQQPDFGLTITLATTAITLLFIGQFHAAYLSALFATCIPLVITLILIKPYRIKRILTFLNPWNDPQGAGFQIIQSLIAIGSGSFCGIGISNSKQKFFYLPMQHTDFIFSIIAEETGFIGSLLLISLYMLFTYFGMKLAWQMKDSFCIFATLGFIILISLQTIINLAVTTGLAPTKGIGLPFVSYGNTSLVCIIFMIGLIINMAYYNMYSSY
- a CDS encoding transposase codes for the protein MLKSIEEVYYIIDEIVQNGITQKSKQGRKSKMTVSEVITVLIEGHKRNFFTEKQLYRLIRAELSGCFKNIPSYPQFTRSIRKALPYIDLVLAVFTKINAKKYQEFCIIDSSSLPVSGYNRKNVKWALNSAGIGKNMHGYYQGFKLHIIINQNREIVSVATTPANVHDVKMLNDDQFIAHIKGLLIGDKGYIAQVKTAVLAYMFRTFESDVSIF